The genomic DNA TACTTGGCGAAATATTGAAGAACGTCAATTTTGCACCATTCACATTGCGAATACCGAGTTGATGCCGCAAGTAAATGAAACCGCTCGTGGTTTAGCCGAAGGGGATTCAGAGTTGAATCAAATAGAACATGAATTGGTGGCCGAAGAAAGTTTCACGTTACCTAGGCTGAAGTCTGCACCGGTCGCTATGTCTTGTAAGCTGCACGATATTCACTTAGTAGGGAACGGTCCTCAAGCTGTAATCTATTTGTCGGTAAAGCATATTTTTGTTAAAGACACCTTGTTAACCGATGCCCCATTTACCGTAGATGCTCACAAACTAGACCCCATCTCACGATTAGGCGGAGAAGATTACGCCAGCTTGGGAGAAATCACTACCCTAAAACGCCCGACTTAAATCAAAATTGTTAAGTGTTGTTCGTGCTGTCGTTTGAACCCACTTCACGAAAACGGCTAGGGCTAAGGCCAACTTCTTTTTTGAATCGGTTTGAAAAATTAAAGGCATCTGAAAAGCCCACTCGTTGAGCGAGTTCATTTAACGGCCAGTCGGTCAACGTTAGCAGCTGTTTTGCTCGATCAATACGCAACGAGCGAATAATCTGCTTAGGGCTTTTGCCAAATCGCTCCTTGCAGAGCCGATATAAGTGAGGTTCTGAATAATAGGTTAGTTGCGCAATGTCATTGACCGTCCAAGGTTTATGCAAAGACTGATTCACGGATCTAAAGGCCGCGCTAAGACGATCATCTTTTTCTAAGGTAAGAGAGTTTAAATTGCTCTCAATGTAGCGGGCCAGCTGGTGAAAGCTCTGATCTCTAAACGAGGCCTCAATTTCCCGCTCTTGGTTTATAACGTGACATAAATAGAAAATATTTAGGGCTTGAGAGGTCGGTCGAATCTCAGGTTGATCCGGCATTAATGTTTGCCAATCTAACTTCTCGGGTAACAGTATCCAGCACATGTCCCAATGGTCGTCGTTAATTTCAAATCGGTAATTTGTTTGCGCCGGTAATACAGTCATTGTACCTGGTTGAATAACGGCTTCGGTTGTTTCAGTGGTTAACTTACCTTGCCCCGAAGAGGTGAATAAAAGGGTGTGTAAATTCAACTGAGACCGTTCGATGACATAAGGCGGTTTTAAATGGGCGATTCCGGCCATATGAATGTTATGCAAGGACATTTCTGGCAACTCATCACTGGTCAAAAAAATCTCAAAACACTCTTTGCCAATTTCTAACTTGTTCGAAAATTTCATGAACGTGTCAGCTTCTCAATATTAATATGATAGTTTTGAACATGCTAATAATAGTTGCAGCCATAGCGTTTGACCAGCATGAGATTAGAATTCTGAGACTTTATTTATGTAGAACAACACCATGGCTCTCTCTTTACGACGACAAATTCTAAAATTGGCTCTTCCCGTAGCCATGCAAAGTGTACTGATATCGCTGCTGGGCATGTCAGATGTTTTTATGGTCGCAAATTTAGGCTCGGCGTCTGTCGCGGCAATTGGTATTGGTGCGAAAATACATTTTGTTCTGGTGATGGTTATGGCCAGCCTAGGCTCCGCCATTTCTGTACTGGTCGCCCAGTATTTCGGTCGAGGGAAAACAGACTCCGCACGCAGTATTTTATTGTTAGGCATGGTTTCTGGATTATTTTTAATGCTGCCAGTGGGTTTACTTTTTTTGACGGCTTCTGAATCTGTACTGAGTTTAATGAGTCATGATGCCAGTATGATTTCTAAAGGCGCTTCCTATTTAAGAATTACTGTACCGTTACTGTTCTTTACGCATATCATCATTGCATACGAAAGTGCATTGCGCGCGCAAGGTGAAACGTTACTGCCGTTAATCCTTGCGGCTGTGGCGATAGTTATTAACATTATTTTGAACTATGTTTTGATTCATGGGGTT from Reinekea marina includes the following:
- a CDS encoding AraC family transcriptional regulator — its product is MKFSNKLEIGKECFEIFLTSDELPEMSLHNIHMAGIAHLKPPYVIERSQLNLHTLLFTSSGQGKLTTETTEAVIQPGTMTVLPAQTNYRFEINDDHWDMCWILLPEKLDWQTLMPDQPEIRPTSQALNIFYLCHVINQEREIEASFRDQSFHQLARYIESNLNSLTLEKDDRLSAAFRSVNQSLHKPWTVNDIAQLTYYSEPHLYRLCKERFGKSPKQIIRSLRIDRAKQLLTLTDWPLNELAQRVGFSDAFNFSNRFKKEVGLSPSRFREVGSNDSTNNT
- a CDS encoding flavin reductase family protein; this translates as MHFDLMSLEKQQVYRLLTHTIVPRPVAWILTENEDGSLNMAPFSYFNVIASDPALVMISVGQKRDGTKKDTWRNIEERQFCTIHIANTELMPQVNETARGLAEGDSELNQIEHELVAEESFTLPRLKSAPVAMSCKLHDIHLVGNGPQAVIYLSVKHIFVKDTLLTDAPFTVDAHKLDPISRLGGEDYASLGEITTLKRPT